In one window of Porites lutea chromosome 8, jaPorLute2.1, whole genome shotgun sequence DNA:
- the LOC140947046 gene encoding uncharacterized protein has product MTTFRNARDLLLLTFCEGSITEDEFLLLYDLNTSKNPEYPYWDYKKFCLQDKDEAECKTEFRFQKNDIPLLLNVLGLPEKITCKQGTVCRGTEALCMLLKRLAYPCRYSDLMSTFGRPVPEISMISNQVVDFIFEHHSHRITGWNHTVLNAHSLQIYADAVSNRGAALDNCFGFVDGTVRPICRPDLNQRLVYNGHKRVHALKFQSVVTPNGLVANLYGPVEGKKHDAGMLRDSGLYNDLQRYAFSPTGQPLCIYGDPAYPLRIHIQAPFRNGILTPQMQNFNAAMSTVRTSVEWLFGDVVNSFCFLDFKKNLKIGLSQIGKMYIVCVLLRNALTCLYGNSTSEFFNLDPPTLQEYFA; this is encoded by the exons ATGACGACTTTTAGGAACGCGCGAGACCTGCTTCTGTTGACCTTTTGCGAGGGTTCGATCACGGAAGACGAATTTCTGTTGCTTTACGACCTAAACACTTCGAAAAATCCAGAATATCCGTACTGGGATTACAAGAAATTCTGCCTACAAGACAAAGACGAGGCTGAATGCAAGACAGAATTCCGCTTCCAAAAGAATGATATTCCTCTTCTGCTGAATGTCCTTGGATTGCCAGAAAAGATCACATGCAAACAGGGGACAGTTTGCAGAGGCACCGAAGCGTTATGTATGTTGCTAAAGCGACTTGCATACCCATGTCGATACAGCGATTTGATGAGCACTTTCGGTAGACCGGTTCCTGAAATCTCAATGATAAGCAATCAAGTTGTTGATTTTATCTTTGAGCACCACAGTCACCGGATCACTGGTTGGAATCACACAGTTCTGAACGCCCATTCATTGCAGATCTATGCTGACGCTGTCTCGAACAGAGGAGCAGCGCTGGACAACTGTTTCGGCTTCGTAGATGGAACAGTTCGGCCAATTTGTCGACCAGACCTCAATCAAAGACTGGTATACAATGGCCATAAAAGGGTTCATGCCCTAAAATTTCAATCAGTTGTCACGCCAAATGGATTAGTTGCTAATCTTTACGGTCCTGTag AGGGCAAAAAGCATGATGCAGGGATGCTGCGGGACTCTGGCCTCTACAATGATCTTCAACGCTATGCATTCTCACCAACAGGCCAGCCACTATGCATTTATGGGGATCCTGCTTATCCATTACGAATACACATTCAAGCACCATTTAGAAATGGAATCTTGACCCCCCAGATGCAAAACTTTAATGCCGCAATGAGCACAGTGCGAACCTCAGTGGAATGGTTGTTTGGGGATGTGGTGAATTCTTTCTGTTTTCTTGACTTCAAGAAAAACTTAAAGATAGGCCTGAGTCAAATAGGAAAAATGTACATAGTTTGTGTGCTACTCAGGAATGCCCTGACATGCCTATATGGAAATTCCACTTCCGAGTTTTTCAATTTGGATCCCCCCACTTTACAAGAATACTTTGCTTAA
- the LOC140947054 gene encoding uncharacterized protein — protein MASCVSGMSDLNFPGVQVWTKDHDLLLCREVLSVNPYSAKKNSNERGRLWDRISANLNSTSDVYFSVTKRSVRDHIAVLIKKYKKKMKDEEKASGINPEPTELEQALAEIIEMEEAAETEHQDGDGRRKEKDEADKHKAESMRKLAMEKLGETQKRAVEEGEQDCQKKKRRSGNDTIEYLREKSESDKVLKEEELSLKRKQQELEEKKLTSFLDQQKSMMQLMQEQQQQQQVQTNNIQMMMMQQSQAFMAVLDKLTNKMG, from the exons ATGGCCTCGTGCGTATCCGGGATGTCAGA tcTCAACTTTCCAGGAGTGCAAGTGTGGACTAAAGATCATGATCTACTTTTATGTAGAGAAGTTTTATCAGTCAATCCATACTcggccaaaaaaaattcaaacgaACGAGGAAGGCTGTGGGACAGAATCAGTGCCAACTTGAACAGCACATCAGATGTCTACTTTTCTGTCACAAAACGATCAGTGCGTGACCACATTGcagttttgataaaaaaatacaaaaagaaaatgaaagatgaagaaaaagCCAGTGGAATAAACCCTGAACCCACAGAGCTTGAACAAGCACTAGCAGAGATAATTGAGATGGAAGAAGCTGCAGAAACTGAACATCAAGATGGTGATgggagaaggaaagaaaaagatgaGGCTGACAAGCATAAGGCAGAAAGTATGAGAAAACTGGCTATGGAAAAGTTGGGAGAAACTCAGAAGAGGGCAGTTGAAGAGGGAGAGCAGGATTGtcagaagaagaagaggagaagTGGGAATGATACAATTGAGTATCTGCGAGAGAAAAGTGAGAGTGACAAAGTACTCAAAGAGGAAGAGCTGTCACTCAAGCGTAAACAACAGGAACTGGAAGAAAAAAAGCTAACCTCATTTCTAGATCAGCAGAAATCCATGATGCAGTTAATGCAGgagcaacagcagcagcaacagGTTCAAACTAATAACATCcaaatgatgatgatgcaaCAGTCCCAGGCTTTCATGGCCGTGCTTGATAAACTTACCAACAAAATGGGCTAG
- the LOC140947039 gene encoding uncharacterized protein, protein MNAYCNNTVGSYNCTCYAGYTGNGTTCIDIDECSNNTDNCDVNAFCNNTIGSHNCTCNPGYTGNGTWCTDIDECATNTHLCHYNATCNNTIGSHNCTCNPGYTGNGQNCTDVDECADNSHNCPATSVCNNTVGSFICTCPAFLDEWDGTNCSDGWIFTNISTGRLGSIQPFTVPETARYLIKAWGARGGTHSTNYGDFPAITVGGKGAFMEGTFVLFNQTVLSIVVGQRGGDSVEVKGGQTTSQTAAELGLSVEDNAGTGGGGGSFAYNTTTLFIVAGGGGGASAGNNGVDGQEGPNGTDSVGPNPTYVGKGGTDGYPGECNTADALYHGGVGAGWVREGCNRVGIQHGERGDSRAQEWVGGRAGDMNSGNNGGPPPGAVGGYGGGGGGAEDNGASGGGGGYSGGGSGRRMQQAGGGGGSYCGGMSCSGTTGGNPEDQGRVQIIRLFD, encoded by the exons ATGAACGCTTACTGTAACAATACTGTGGGGTCTTACAACTGCACCTGTTACGCTGGATACACAGGAAATGGAACGACTTGCATTG ATATTGACGAGTGTTCAAACAACACTGATAACTGTGATGTTAATGCCTTTTGTAACAATACCATTGGGTCCCACAACTGCACATGTAATCCTGGATACACCGGAAATGGAACATGGTGCACTG atatcgatgaatgtgcaACCAATACCCATTTATGTCATTACAACGCGACATGTAATAACACCATTGGTTCTCACAACTGTACATGTAATCCAGGATACACAGGAAATGGACAAAATTGTACTG ATGTGGACGAGTGTGCGGACAACTCCCACAACTGCCCTGCAACATCGGTGTGTAACAATACCGTAGGCTCTTTCATCTGCACCTGCCCTGCATTTTTGGATGAATGGGATGGAACAAACTGTTCTG ACGGTTGGATCTTTACAAACATAAGCACTGGTCGATTGGGAAGTATTCAGCCGTTCACAGTTCCAGAAACAGCTCGTTATCTCATCAAAGCATGGGGGGCACGAGGAGGAACACACTCGACAAATTATGGCGATTTTCCCGCAATTACCGTCGGAGGAAAAGGCGCGTTCATGGAAGGCACGTTTGTACTGTTTAATCAAACTGTGCTGAGTATCGTGGTGGGGCAGAGGGGAGGAGATTCCGTGGAGGTGAAAGGAGGACAAACTACTAGTCAAACCGCAGCTGAGCTGGGACTGTCAGTGGAGGACAATGCTGGTACAGGGGGTGGTGGAGGAAGTTTTGCTTACAATACCACCACCCTGTTTATAGTTGCTGGCGGGGGAGGAGGTGCAAGCGCAGGAAATAACGGAGTAGACGGTCAGGAGGGTCCTAATGGCACTGATAGTGTTGGTCCTAACCCCACGTACGTGGGGAAAGGAGGAACTGATGGGTACCCTGGGGAATGTAACACTGCAGATGCTCTTTACCATGGTGGGGTGGGTGCAGGCTGGGTACGCGAAGGCTGCAACAGAGTTGGCATACAGCATGGAGAAAGAGGTGACTCCCGAGCACAGGAGTGGGTAGGAGGACGAGCTGGGGATATGAACAGTGGAAATAACGGAGGACCACCCCCAGGGGCTGTAGGAGGTTATGGCGGTGGAGGAGGGGGTGCAGAGGACAATGGAGCATCAGGTGGTGGAGGAGGTTACTCTGGGGGAGGTAGTGGTCGTCGCATGCAACAAgccggagggggagggggatcgTATTGTGGTGGCATGAGTTGCTCTGGTACGACTGGTGGTAATCCTGAAGATCAAGGACGTGTACAAATAATTCGATTATTTGACTAA